The genomic region TGCCTCACTATTGGGTGCAAGTGCCGGATGTGACTCAATTACAAATGATTCTATCTCTGCATCATAATACCCATCAAGACTAATACGTGGGGGAGAAGCATTATCCGCTATATCATCCGCTTTTTGATGCTTACCTGGACTGTCGAATACATGGATCGTCAATTCATGTGTCGTATCAGGAGCTTTCAATTCAATTGTATACGTTCCTGGTTCATCTGGATTGAACTCAGCGGTGTTGTGTAATCCATGGTCGTAACGCTCTCGATGGTCGTATGGGCTCAATGCATGCTCAATTGTGGCTGTACTCTGTGGTGGTCGAGTAATGACACGCCAGCTAAACGCATCCGAATCATAGTTTTCAGGATCTTTATTCGGCTGACCTGATATTGTCGGAGCAAGATTATCACGATCGAATCCATGTTCCGTATCAACAAATATTGGATCGACAATACAATCACTGCAGGAAAGAAAACGAGGTGGTCCAGGATGATGACCCCCATGAGGCGTCTGACCCGACATTACTCATTCACCAGGGTGAGAAAACGCTTGATACTTTGGAATCAGAGTTTGGCTTTATGACTTGGATAGTAATTTCACTTTTATGATCTCTGTTGCCTATCCATTATTATAGAATACAAGCGCGGGAGGATGTCAATCAATGGCTATCGAGAGGCTGAGACGGTTCATCGAATCGTCGAGCATACACATATACATGAGATATATACATGTGATAGTCATGTGCGGGACTATCTCTCAACTCTCAATTGTGATTACTTCGAGTCTTTAGCACCGTGGCGATCCATATCAATGACTGGAGTCGCTGAAAATGCACCTTCCGGCACCGTCAATGGAACTATTCGCCTTAATCAGTATCAATTGTGATTTTCTGATCGCTCGATAATCTTTCCCTCGCCAAGATCAAACTCATCTTCAAGTGCTTTGAGGATACGCTCTCCCTCAGTGTGTAACTGCTGTGCTCGCTCTAATGAGATATCACCACCCTCAAGTTCGGTGATAATAGCTTCAAGACGCTCAATCTGTGCCGTGATTGACTCATCGCTTGTGTGTGTTTGGTTATCGCTCATATATTACCAGTAATCAATATGATTGCTACCACAAGTAATATACTTAACACTCCGATTATGAGCCGCTGTCGTTGAATCGTACGCTCATATGGCTTGATCATTTTGGCTCTCTCACGCTCGTGTGCCTTCTGTTGTTTAACCGTTTCATATGCAGTATTAAGACGGTTGGACACCGATCGAAGTTCGTCTGTAACCTGACGATCATACGCGCTGTTTAGGCGGTCATGCTTCTGTTCAATTGCTTGTTTGACTGTGTTGGTATACGCATGATTAAGATCGGCAGAGAGTCGTTCAAGTTCTTCCTGCAACCCGTCTTTTTCTGGAACAGTCTTGCCAACCTCAGTCGGTGTCATAACGCGTGTATCTGCGACTGCCCCAGCAAGCGTTCGGTCCGTCTCATGACCAACACCAACCACAATGGGCGTTGTTGTCTCATGAATCACACGACATAATGGGATTTCATTGAATACCCGAAGATGCTTTTCTGCACCACCGCCACGAGTCAGGATAATTAATTTGATACGTGCATTATCGTCAAGACTGCTGATTGCATCCATCAACGAGACTAATGCGTTGTTTCCTTGAACGCTCGTATCTTGAACAGTGATATTAACGTCTGGATACTGATCATGGATGCTTGTCACGGCATCCTGACGAGCGTCACTGTCACCGCTAGTTGCAATCCCAATATGCTTCGGCAAATATGGAAGTGATTGCTTGGCTGATTCATCAAGATAGCCACTTTCTGCGAGTGTCTGTTTATTTTCCTGATATGTCTGCTGATATATCCCCTGTCCGACCGCAATTATATCTCGAACAATAATCGAGACGCTTCCTTCACTTTCATAATAAGAAATATCTCCACTCACCGCGGCTAAGATTCCTTGCTCAATATCATTTTGAAGCTTGTCTACTCGAGAGCGAAATATAACACAGTGAAGTGATGAATCCTCATGAACCAAATCAAAGTGACCATGACCATTCGAGGAGATACTGTAATCGGAGATATCTCCAAGAATATATTCATGCTCAATCGCCGGACTTCCTTCGACAAGATCCCCAATCTGCGTATTTATATCATTCACAAACGCAATATCTTCACTGCCGAGTTCTCTCCGCAATGAGGCGTGGTCATTCAGCTTCTTTGTATCACCACTCTCCGACTCAATGCCCATATTTAGAGCATAATGGAGTCTCACTCAAAAATATCTGGATAGTGGTGATATGAGAGATTTTCAGTACATACCCGAAGCTCATGAAGTCACAGCATCATCGTATGAACTATTTTCTCTATGTCATCTCACCTTTCTCAAACGGTATGGTTAATCACGATTGAGTCTTTGATACCAGAGAGACTAGGAGTGTCATACTATCATCCTCTATTGAGCGTCGAGAAGCGATGATTTGAGGTTATATCTGCTTTCTGCATTCTGCTTGCCTAAGATTATAAATAAGATCGATTTATCTCAGTTTAGAGGTATATAATATATATGCGTATTGCGATACTTGCACATGAACAGTTCCCAAACCACGCGAAGACCGCCATTGGAATTCTTCGGTATAGCGATCACAATGTCGTTGCGGTTCTTGACAGAACAAAGATAGGCGAACGCGTTTGTGATTATGTCTCAGATGTTCAAGACGCGCCTATCATTGAAGAAATGAGTCAAGTCTCCAGTGAAGTTGATGCACTGAGTATCGGCATTGCCCCGATTGGTGGTGATTTTGATTCCACGTGGCGTTCTGATATCCAAGACGCGCTTATTAATGGCTGTGACATCATTAATGGACTCCATTACTTTTTAGAAGATGACAAACGTATTTCTCGCCTCGCTGATGAACATAACTGTGAGATATGGGATGTTCGTAAGCCCCCAGATGATTTGACCGTCAGCGATGGCACTGCAGACAATGTCGACGCTACGGTTGTTCTTACAGTCGGCACAGATTGTTCATCGGGAAAAATGACCACTTCATTTGAACTTCTACAGGCGGCTCGTGATCAGGGAATCGATGCAGCCGTTATCCCGACCGGTCAGACTGGTGTTATGATCACAGACCGGGGGATTGTTGTTGATGGTGTCATTTCAGACTTTGCTGCTGGCGCAGTTGAGCGTATGATCAAGCAGGTAGCTGCTGAGAATGATCTTATTATCGTTGAAGGACAGGGGTCGATTGCTCACCCTGCATACTCAGGCGTGACGACAAGTATTCTCCACGGAGCAATGCCAGACGGACTTATCCTCTGTCATGCTGCCAACCGCGAAGCTATCCGAGGATATGACCATATCTCGCTTCCACCGATTGATGAATATACCAGAACTTATGAACAACTTTCTGGACTCGTATCACCAGCGAAGGTCGTTGCAGGTGCGATCAATACGCATCATATCGAAGAGGCAAAAGCACGTACGGCGGTTGCAGATTATGCTGCTGCTATTGATGCGCCTGCCACGGATCCAGTTCGATTTGATGCAACAAAGATTCTCAATGCGGTGCTCAAATGAAAACCTCATTCAATCAAATCAGTCTCAATATCACGGGCAGTTTCAATATCGCTCGAGGAACAACTGAAAGAGTCGAAATCACTCTTATCAGAATTCAAGATGAGAATGGGCATATCGGCATTGGTGGGGCTACACCTACAGCGTATTATGGTGAAACCGCAGCCACGATGCGAGCTATTCTGCCGGAGTTTCTTGAGATTATTGAAAGTCATGGCATGGAACCGCGCCATGCTATCGAGCAGCGTCTCTATAATCACGTCAGAGGGAATCCAGCCGCTCGCGCTGCTGTTTCAACGGCATTGGCTGACATAGCTGGCAAGCGAGCAGACATGCCCCTCTATGAGCTCTGGGGGTTAGATCCAACTGATATCCCGAAAACCTCATACACAATCAGTTTAGATACCCCTCGTGCAATGCAAGCGAAGGCAGAAACGGCAGTAAACAACGGATTTGATATTTTGAAGCTGAAGCTTGGTCATGATAATGAGCGTAATCACAAGCGGATAGCAGCAGTCCGTCAAGCAACACCCGATGCACAAATTCGGGCTGATGCCAATGCTGCATTGACATCACAACAGGCTGTTGAGATATCTGACATCCTGGCTAATTATGATATTGAATTTCTCGAACAACCGGTGCCTGCTGACGATATTGACGGGTTACAATTCGTTCAAGCGTACGGGAGCGTTCCAGTTGCAGCTGATGAGTCAGTTATTACAGCCGCAGACGTTTCTCGGGTGTCCGATGCAGTCGATATCATTGTTGCAAAGCTCATGAAATGCGGCACTCTCCGCGAGGTGCGTCGGATCGCTGCTGTCGCTGATGCTGTAAATTGTGAGTCAATGCTTGGCTGTATGGTCGAATCAAACGTATCAATCGCAGCGGCTTGGAATCTTGCTCCCCTATTCGATTATGTCGATCTCGATGGATCACTGTTATTATCTGAGGATCCTATTGGCGGGATCCCAATGGATGGTAATGCCGCAAATTTATCAGCGCTTGATCGATCGGGAACATGTGCTGTTGATACCGTCGAATAATAACCATTCAATCATAAATTGAATTATGATATTTGCCGCTATGCTATTATAAAGTACATATCAATAGCCGTTTTTGGATCATATATTTATAGCCTTGCCAAAATAATAGCAAAATTCTGTGATATTATACCCTATATTTGAATTTATCTACGAATCATGTAATTTTGATACTGTGCGATGATTTATGAATAAATGGGATGAGTTGTATTAATCTGATGAGAAAGTAATATTCAATAACGGGCATTTACTGATTAACTTGACTTGAGTAGACGTTCTCTCTTTGTATATGTGAGTATGTTTTGTTGTTTCCTCACTTACTGAAATTTCATATCTTGCGTGTCGTAGCTTGAAATATAGATGTAATATACCGGCGGTGAATTACAATACCAGCTTTACCGTGATGAAGAGCATAAATACAGTCACTTGTCATGTTCAATTGTCGAATCGAATGGTGTAACACGCCTAACGCTGTCCAAGTCATTCGATGATATATTAGTCTGCGTCGTGAACTCACCCCTGGGGCAGTCGCCTTGACCGCCTGTACAATTATCCTTGATGTCGGGTCATGAGCGATGTGTGATGCATATGATTTAGTCATGTGGATGTATAGACTGAGGTATGCAGGTTACTGCT from Haloquadratum walsbyi C23 harbors:
- the xseB gene encoding exodeoxyribonuclease VII small subunit, producing MSDNQTHTSDESITAQIERLEAIITELEGGDISLERAQQLHTEGERILKALEDEFDLGEGKIIERSENHN
- the xseA gene encoding exodeoxyribonuclease VII large subunit, whose product is MGIESESGDTKKLNDHASLRRELGSEDIAFVNDINTQIGDLVEGSPAIEHEYILGDISDYSISSNGHGHFDLVHEDSSLHCVIFRSRVDKLQNDIEQGILAAVSGDISYYESEGSVSIIVRDIIAVGQGIYQQTYQENKQTLAESGYLDESAKQSLPYLPKHIGIATSGDSDARQDAVTSIHDQYPDVNITVQDTSVQGNNALVSLMDAISSLDDNARIKLIILTRGGGAEKHLRVFNEIPLCRVIHETTTPIVVGVGHETDRTLAGAVADTRVMTPTEVGKTVPEKDGLQEELERLSADLNHAYTNTVKQAIEQKHDRLNSAYDRQVTDELRSVSNRLNTAYETVKQQKAHERERAKMIKPYERTIQRQRLIIGVLSILLVVAIILITGNI
- a CDS encoding DUF1611 domain-containing protein codes for the protein MRIAILAHEQFPNHAKTAIGILRYSDHNVVAVLDRTKIGERVCDYVSDVQDAPIIEEMSQVSSEVDALSIGIAPIGGDFDSTWRSDIQDALINGCDIINGLHYFLEDDKRISRLADEHNCEIWDVRKPPDDLTVSDGTADNVDATVVLTVGTDCSSGKMTTSFELLQAARDQGIDAAVIPTGQTGVMITDRGIVVDGVISDFAAGAVERMIKQVAAENDLIIVEGQGSIAHPAYSGVTTSILHGAMPDGLILCHAANREAIRGYDHISLPPIDEYTRTYEQLSGLVSPAKVVAGAINTHHIEEAKARTAVADYAAAIDAPATDPVRFDATKILNAVLK
- a CDS encoding dipeptide epimerase → MKTSFNQISLNITGSFNIARGTTERVEITLIRIQDENGHIGIGGATPTAYYGETAATMRAILPEFLEIIESHGMEPRHAIEQRLYNHVRGNPAARAAVSTALADIAGKRADMPLYELWGLDPTDIPKTSYTISLDTPRAMQAKAETAVNNGFDILKLKLGHDNERNHKRIAAVRQATPDAQIRADANAALTSQQAVEISDILANYDIEFLEQPVPADDIDGLQFVQAYGSVPVAADESVITAADVSRVSDAVDIIVAKLMKCGTLREVRRIAAVADAVNCESMLGCMVESNVSIAAAWNLAPLFDYVDLDGSLLLSEDPIGGIPMDGNAANLSALDRSGTCAVDTVE